The following DNA comes from Hyphococcus flavus.
CTGAATAGAGCCCTATCGGCGCGCTGGCGCTGGCATTCCAGACGAGGCGCGGCGCAAATTCGGCGGCGCTTGCAACGCCGAGCGCAGCGACCGCGACGGCGCCGATGATGAGAGGTTTTGTGCGGCCCCTCTTCATGATTGCCCAGCCGCTCTGTCGCGATCCGGCGACCCAGCGCCGCCGGTCGATGTATATTTGCGTCCCTGCGACCAGCCGTCGAGATCGGCGCGATGATAGAGAATGCGGTTGCCGTGTTTGCGATAGACAGGGCCGCCGCCGTAAATCCGGTAATATTCGAGCGTGCGTTCGCTTAATCTCAAATATTGCGCCGCTTCCGCTGCATAGAGAAACGGGCTTTCGGGGCTCTTTTGCGTCCCGGTCATCATCAATCGCCTTTCCGCGAAGCGTCTTGCTCGCCGCTTAGCGGGAGGTCGTGAAACCAATCCCACGATTGACATCATGAACAGGCGAAGTGCGCGCGCCCAGAGTCGAATTTACGATGACGCAAAATCGACTCGGGATGACGCAGAAACGATTCCGGATAATGAAAACCCCCGCGCGGAAACTCCGCGCGGGGGCGTTGTTGCAGTGGAACCCTCTCGTTAGTTTTGCGGATTCCAGAGAATGGCGAGAACCCGCTCGTCTTCCTGTCCGGCGGCGCGGGCGAGGTTCGCGAAAACGCGTTTCTCGCCAAAGGCCGGATGCGCGAAGGTGAGCGAGACGTAAGGCTTGCCGGAATTTTTCCCGACGCGGTTCCAGCCGCCGCCGATCTCGTTGCCGCGCGCGGCGTAGATGCGGAAATCGGGCTGGCGCTCGTTGTCCTTCGCCTCGTTGGGAACGATGGTGATCTTCGTATTCAAAGTCATCATCGCCAGCGTGCCTTCAAAACCGCCATTCTCGCGTTTCGTTACGGTTCCAAGTGATTGAGCCATCTTTTCGTCTCCTTATCGCTTGGCCGGAGAACCATTCCCCGGCCTGACGCGAAACGAGGAGAACGGCGCGCCGGGCCGCCTGAATCCGTGAGGACCGAAGCGCAGCGGAGGACCGGCGGGGACGGATTTTTTGTTTCGCGATGAATGGCGCAGCCAGAGGAAAAAATCCGGCGCCGCCGGTTTCGGGCGGGCCGGTCGTCGTTCAGTTTCGCTGTGATAAAGGCCGGGAATGGTTGTCTTTGGCGGAGCGAAATCGCAGGAGACGAATGGCGTTAGAAACGCAGGACCGGCAACGCGCGGATTAAATGCGCCGCTCATTGAAGGCGTGGTTTTGATGATCTGAATATCATGGCCAATCGGTTCTAAAATGACGAGGCGAAGCGCGAAATGCGCTCCGCCCCGTGATCGCCTAGCCCGCAAAAAGCGGCGCGATTTTTTCGGCGCGTTTGACTGTGCCGGGTTTTCCGGCGTGGCCATAGGACAGCGCTGGAAACTGCAGCCAGCGCGGGCGCCAGTTCGGCGTTTTTTCGCGCCCGTTCCGACCGTCGAGGCAGTCGCGAATGATCGCTTTCTGGGCTTTCGCCGTCGCATCGCGGTTCGCCTTCGCAACGTTGTCGCCCGCGATATCGGCGAGCATGGCGTTGGTCATGTTTTTATCGCGCAGAAGCTCGAAAAACGCGTCGTCGGGCGTCATCCAGTCGGCGATATCGATAGGCACAACGCGCGCGAGACAGTCCACCGCCTCATGACCGGCGGCGACGATTTCCGCCGTGACGAAGGTCAGAATCCGCTCGATATCGCCGTCGGAAAGCGTCATCATTTTTGCGAAAATCGACGCCAATCGCCAGCCGTCTTCATTGCCGCCCGTGATAAAGGACGACTCGTCAAAATCGAGTAATTGGCCGATTTCGGCGCGCTCTTTTTCGAACGCCTGTTGCCCTTTCGAAGCCGCAATACTCGCCCCCGTTTTCTCCTTTCGCGTCGCCTGTCTCTCGGGCTGGCAACGAATATTCGGCCCGCCCGCGATCAGATGCGCCGCCAGCAAACGCAGCGCAATTTGAGGCTGTTTCAACAGCATCGCCCGCGCGGCGGCGTGGCGGTGAAGGTCCACATAATTCTCCAAAGGCGCTGAGCATTCGGGCCGCTCAGTGCGCTTGTCTGTTTTCGCCGCGCTCTTTTTCCGCCGGGGCGCATAGCCCTTGATGAACGCAACTTCGCCAGAATGGCGCACTTCGACGAACACTTCCCCGCCTTGCTTTTTGGCGAGTTGATCGTACTCCCATGAATGGAAAAACTCTCCGCGCGGCAGGATCGTCACCTTACTCCAGCCGCTTGAAAGCAACTTGTCGCGCTCGGCTTCAATCGCCGCTTCCTGACACACCCAGAACTTTTCGGCGTCAGCGAATACCGAACGTTCGCCGAACAAATCCTCGAAAATATCGCCGTCATAATTTTCCAGCGAAAAGAGCGCCGCGCCGGTTTCAATCTCGCCGCCGCCCAAGAGCCAGCGCTTCAACGCGGGCCCACGCGGCGCGCGCATCTCCGCCGATTTGAACATTTCGAACCATTCGCGTTGCTTGGCAACGCTGGCGAGGGTGAGCGCGGTGATGCTGGCCCCGTCGATCTCGTCGTCGGCATAGGCTTTGCGGATGCCGGGAATGAGGCTCGCCAAGGCCAGGCGGCGCCTCACCGTGAGTTCCGTCACCCCGAATATGCGGGCGATTTCTTCAACGCTCTTGCCTTTGTCGTTGAGCTTTTTGAACGCCTCGAACTCCTGCATTTCATCAGGCTCAAGGCGCGCGGTGTTTTCAAGAATCGAGGCCTCCACGGCGGCGGCGTCATCGCTCTGGCTAAGCACCCGGCAAGGCAAATCGCGCGCCTCGCCGGTCTCGATTGCGATTGTCTTCGAGGCCAGAAACCGCCGCCGTCCGGCGACGATTTCGAAATGGTCAGGCTCGCCATTGGGCCGCACAAGCAGCGGCACCAGAACGCCGCGTTCGCGGATCGACGGCAGGATGTCGTCCAGAAAAGGCTTTTTGCGCGATGCTCTCATATTGAGCGCCGAGACCGCCAATCGGTCGAGCGGGATTGTTTGCAGTTCCATCCTTCATTCTCCTGTTGCTGATGGTTCGGGATTTCGCGCCGCCTCACGGGTCAAGCGGCGCAATTCATCGACAAGGTCGATCTGGCGGCGGGATTCCAAGTCAAAGAGTCCCATGTCGCAACGTTTTTGCGCGGCGCGGGGCGCCAAGGGCACCGCCGCGAGAACGAGAAGCCGATCGCGCAAGGTGATCGGCGCGACGCCGCGCATCAGCGTTTGCGACCCCGCGTCCGTTTCTTCTGCTTCCGGCTTCTCGTCACGCGCGCTCATGCTGCGCGCTCCATCGCAGAGGCTTGCGGCTCCGGCGCCGGATTCTCATAGGCCAGAATGAAATCCGCCGCTTTGGAGGCGAGCGAGGCCGCGTTGAAGATTGCGCGGTTGTCTTCTTTCAGGACTTCAAGCCATGCGCCCAGATAATCTGCATGGCGGACGGTCGGCGTAATCGAAAGCGATGCGCAGACAAACGCGCTCGCCATTTCGGCGACCAGTTCTTCCCTTGCATAGCCGTGCGATCCGTAACGGCCTTTGAATTCGCGACCCAAACGCGAGGCGTGGCCGGTCCAGTGACCAAGCTCGTGAAAGCAGGTGCGGTAATAATTGATCTGCTCGAAAAAAGCGGGTTGCGGCGGAACGCGAATAAAGTCTTGGCTCGGTACATAAAACGCCTTGTCGCCGCCGATCCGGAAATCGGCGTCGGTTGCCTTGATAAGATTCTCCGCGCGCGGGATCGCTTCGCATTCCGGCAGGGGCTTGGCGCCCGCCGTCAGTTCCGGCGGCAAGCCCTCGCATTGCGCCGCGTTAAAGACGGTATAGCGTTTAAGGAAAGGCACGAAAGCGGCGTCGCCGCCCTCTTTCTCGACTCTGGCCTGCTCGTCCTTCGGAATAAACTTGTCGGCGTAAACGACCATGGCGCCGCGCTCGCCCTTCATCACCGAACCGCCCAAGGCTTTCGCCTGCCGAAAGGTCAGCCAAGTCTGGCCGGAAAGGCCGTTCTCAATGGCGGCGCCCCACAGCAACAGAATATTGATCCCGGAATAGGCGCGGCCTGTCTGGGCGTTCTTCGGCAGACCTGCGGTTATGGTCGCTGCTTCACCTCTTGCGGCCCACGGCTGCGCCCATGGAAAGCGTCCGGCTTCCAGTTCCTTCACGATCTTTGTTGTGACTTCGGTATAAAGATCAGCGCCCGGCTTTTTCTTTCCTGAACGCCGACGTGGCTTCGCGCCGCTGCTCGCCGCGTTCTTTCGCTGGGCGGCGCGGCTGGGCGCATCAGTTGCGGTTTCAAGTGATGTCATGGCTGCTCGCTCCTTGCCTGCCCGCCACAAATTCCCCCGGGACGGCGGGGGCGGCGGAAACGGGGCGAGCATGAGCGCCGGGTATTGGAGGCCGGGGCGCAACCGGTTTGGTAGGATGAGAAAAACAATCGAGACGGATAAATAGCCAAAGCGGTTGCGGCGCGGCCGCCCGGCGCTATTCGCCCCGTCTTCCGTTCCGCCGCCC
Coding sequences within:
- a CDS encoding helix-turn-helix domain-containing protein, whose amino-acid sequence is MTGTQKSPESPFLYAAEAAQYLRLSERTLEYYRIYGGGPVYRKHGNRILYHRADLDGWSQGRKYTSTGGAGSPDRDRAAGQS
- a CDS encoding DUF736 domain-containing protein; its protein translation is MAQSLGTVTKRENGGFEGTLAMMTLNTKITIVPNEAKDNERQPDFRIYAARGNEIGGGWNRVGKNSGKPYVSLTFAHPAFGEKRVFANLARAAGQEDERVLAILWNPQN
- a CDS encoding ParB/RepB/Spo0J family partition protein, translating into MELQTIPLDRLAVSALNMRASRKKPFLDDILPSIRERGVLVPLLVRPNGEPDHFEIVAGRRRFLASKTIAIETGEARDLPCRVLSQSDDAAAVEASILENTARLEPDEMQEFEAFKKLNDKGKSVEEIARIFGVTELTVRRRLALASLIPGIRKAYADDEIDGASITALTLASVAKQREWFEMFKSAEMRAPRGPALKRWLLGGGEIETGAALFSLENYDGDIFEDLFGERSVFADAEKFWVCQEAAIEAERDKLLSSGWSKVTILPRGEFFHSWEYDQLAKKQGGEVFVEVRHSGEVAFIKGYAPRRKKSAAKTDKRTERPECSAPLENYVDLHRHAAARAMLLKQPQIALRLLAAHLIAGGPNIRCQPERQATRKEKTGASIAASKGQQAFEKERAEIGQLLDFDESSFITGGNEDGWRLASIFAKMMTLSDGDIERILTFVTAEIVAAGHEAVDCLARVVPIDIADWMTPDDAFFELLRDKNMTNAMLADIAGDNVAKANRDATAKAQKAIIRDCLDGRNGREKTPNWRPRWLQFPALSYGHAGKPGTVKRAEKIAPLFAG
- a CDS encoding ArdC family protein, with the translated sequence MTSLETATDAPSRAAQRKNAASSGAKPRRRSGKKKPGADLYTEVTTKIVKELEAGRFPWAQPWAARGEAATITAGLPKNAQTGRAYSGINILLLWGAAIENGLSGQTWLTFRQAKALGGSVMKGERGAMVVYADKFIPKDEQARVEKEGGDAAFVPFLKRYTVFNAAQCEGLPPELTAGAKPLPECEAIPRAENLIKATDADFRIGGDKAFYVPSQDFIRVPPQPAFFEQINYYRTCFHELGHWTGHASRLGREFKGRYGSHGYAREELVAEMASAFVCASLSITPTVRHADYLGAWLEVLKEDNRAIFNAASLASKAADFILAYENPAPEPQASAMERAA